The region AGGTCAGGATTCGAGTTCCTCTCGGATTCTGAGTTCCATTTTCGGTCCATGGAAGAAGGTTTGCTGCTAGACGTATTCCATGATGGCAGGGTCAGCAAGCAGCTCCTGAACCATGAACTCTCGCTCGGCCCGGGGGTCCGGCCTCTTGCCCCCCATTTGCGAACGGGCCCTTTCCATGCAGTTTCGGACTAACGGCTCTAGCTCACTCTTGTTCTCCATCTCGTTCATATAGAGCCTTTTGAGCTCACGGGCCTTCTTCTCCTCGCGGGCGATACTGGCCTTGAGATTGCGGATAGTCGCATCAAAGCGCAAGGTTACGGAAGACCGACGAGGCCCGCAGCCCTGCTTCGACCGGCAGGCTGCAGAAGGCAACGACCTGCTCGAGTAGCTGATCCAGCTCAGCAAGGTGACCTGCGAGATCGAGCGGGTGCAGAACCTGATCATCAACCTTCAACTATCCGAGGTGCCCAAGATCTAAAGCCAGATCGGCATGGACATCCAGCACATGCAGGTCGCCCCGGGCACCTTCATCATCGAGCAGGGCAAGTTTTCTGATGAGAGCCAGATCACGAAGGGAAAGCGCTGGCTGAGGGCCGGGCCTAGGAGGTGTGAACTGTTCTGCGCGGAGGAGGTGCGGGCCTTGCTCGTCATTACCGGCGATGTAGTGCCCGGGCTGAATAACATCATCCGGGACCTGACGCTTGCCTACACCAAGTGCTACGGCATCGCCTAAGTGTACGGCCTTCACGACGGGTTCAATGGGATCGACCAGCCATGGGTCAAACTCACGCCGCAGCTGGTGGAGGAACTGCACCTGAAGGGTGGATCCTACCTGAAGGCGGGCCGGGGAAAGTTCAACCTCGAAAAGTGCGTGAGTGCGCTATAGAGGGAGAAGGTCAACCACCTCATCGTTGTCGGAGGCAGAGGCTGCCTGAAGGCGGTGAAGTAGCTGCAGCAGCGGTTTACACAGGAAAGGCGCAAGATAGGGGTCTGCGTCATTCCCAAGTTCCCGGAAGGCGGAGTCAAGCACATCAACAGTTTCGGGTCATCTACGATCATCGAGCACCTGGCCAAGCTCATCGACCAGGGGCACGCCTTCGCCACCAGCAAGGAGTGCGGCATCGGGATCGTGAAGGCGCCCGGGCTCTGGACTGGCAACCTGGCGATCGAAGCCTCTCTGGCATCAGGCAAGACCGGACTCTGCGTGGTCCCGGAATTCGAGTACGAGATGAACGGCAAGAATGGGCTGCTCCAGTTCGTCGAGGACAGGCTGAGGGTGAAGGGGTATATCCTCATCGTGGTCAGTTCGGGCGCAGGAGATGCTTGTAAGGACATGTCCATTCCGAGCGAAGGGTGCGACGAGACAGGCAACTGCGTGCCAGGGGACATCGCTGACTTCTGCTCGAAACAGCTGCGGGGGCACCTCGAGTAGAAAGGCCTGCAGCCTCATTTCTTGGTGATCGACGGGAACGCCATCCGGGCAGAGCCAGCCAACTCCTACGACAGCAAGTATGTGTCACGGCTGGTGCTGTACTCGATATTCGGGCTGATGGACGGGTACACCAACTTCACGATCAGCGAGACCAGCAGCAAGCTGATCATGGTGCCGCTCGAGCAGGTGGAGGGCCGCACCAACGACGCCGTCACGAGGCACAGCGACAACTGGCAGCGACTCATCGCGACGACAGGCCAGCCCAGCTTCTGAAAAATACCTCGTCAAGCCATCATAATGTCGCGGGCCGCCTCCTCGATGTCCTTGCGGATGTTCTCCAGCTCGATCTCCAGGTGCAGCACTTGGTAGAGGGCGTACTGGCTCTCGGGGCCGTGCTTGCGCCCCAGCCGCCTCAGGACCTCGGATTCGATCTCCTCCTCGTCCCGCTCGGTGAATTCGTCCTCCTTGTTGAGCCGGTCCTTGATGAACTCGAGGGTGATGTGCAGCGCACTTCTGCCGAACAGGCTCTCACAGACCATCAGCTTGTCCTGCAGTAGGCGGTTAAGTTCGCTCTCCCGCCTCAAGAGGGAGTGGTACTTCAGATTGCCTTCGGGCTAGCCAAGGGAGGCACTGCTGCTGCTCGACTCCAGGTCTGAAAAACGGTCCTCTCTGCAAGACTAACTGTACTAAAGAAGCTGCATGTCGATGGCCCTGATCTAGTCCTCGATCTTCTGAAAGGCAGATGCGTCTAGATCCTTCCCAGGCGCATGTGTTTCTTCCCGAGAATCGTCCTCCTCACGAGACTGCAAGTCTCGTTCTTCCTTGGTGTCGGGAAAGAACTGATCAGACGGAACGGCATCTTGGTCAGCCTTGTCATGACCCTAGTCCATGCAGAGAGTGATAATCTCGCCCTGGTGTTGTTCTTGATCACCCTCTGCGATGATGCCCGGCAGCTCAGGTGCTTGCTTGTCACGGTGAGTGTCCTTACCAGGTAGTACCTTGCCCATGCTGCCGATGACATCGGGCAGGTCTGATACTTCTTATAAGTTGCGCTGCTACTATTTCTCCTATTTTAGTTGTTTGAGCTTGCTTGGCGGGATTTTCGCTTTTGGCTTTGGGATCACCTGCGCGGGCTGTCgctgaggagggcgcttcagtCGCTCTACGGGCTTTGACTTGCGCGGCCGGGGTTTCATCGGAGTAAAGGGCTTTTCTGCTGGGGATTCGTTGTCCGGGGGATTTTAAGCAACACAATTTTCCGCAGCCCCGAACACGTTTTTGTAAACTTTAATCAAGTTATTGCCATCATTAGGAATCTTTTTGCTTGAAGCTGGAGGAGTTTCCCTTACATCGGATTATATAGGCGTTTTGACTTCCGCATGGAACTATTCCCCAAACCCCTCGCACTTTACTTTGAGCTGCTTCTTCACTAGCTTTACGGGTTCCTCTTATGCTTTGGGTTGTTTCTTCACTAGCTTTACCGGTTCCTCTTATGCTTTGGGCTGCTTCTTTGCAGGCTCATCCTATTTTGGCTTGAGCTGCTTTTTGTCTGGCTCTGGGTCTTTTGGTTTGCAAACCACAACCGAGTCCCGCCTCTTGTGCGGCTGATATGAAATGACGCGACTGACTTTTTAGACCAAATTGTTGTGGACTGCATGGGCTTTCTAGAGGAGGGCGCTGGCAGACCACCGTTTCTTGAAATCTCTTTCAAGACAGCAATCGATGACTTTCCTCAAATCCGACGAGTACTCCTTGGGAATCGGGCGGTAACGGCCACTGACGATCTTGAGGATGAGCGAGGCCTGGTTTTTGGCATCGAAGGGGTGCTTGAACGTGCACAGCTCGTAGATAACGCACCCAAGGGCCCAGACATCGCTCTTCGAGTTGTAAGGCTTTTCCTCGCACATTTCGGGGGACAGGTAGAAAGGGGTGCCCACCATCGTCCTGGCAAACATCTGGTTCTCCATGGACTTTGCGACTCCCATGTCGCCGATCCGGATCTCCAACGTCTTAGTGAGAAAGATGTTTAGGGCCTTGATGTCCCGATGCAGGATTTTCGATTCGTGGATATGGCTGAGACCTGACGCCAGCTGCCAGACAAACTTCCAGATCTACTGTTCGGGGAGCGGCCGTCCGTTCTGCTCCTTGATTAACTTGGACAGGTCGCCGTACTCGCAGAACTCCATGACGATGCAGAGTTTGTTGTCCTCGACGAACGAGTCGAAGTACTTCACGACATGCGGAGACTTGATTTTCTGGAGCAGCAGGGCTTCATTGACTGCCTGTTGAACAAAGTACCTCCTGCCGCGCCTTGGCTGAGAACTTGGCGAGGCTGATCTGCTTGATGACGCACTCCAGCCGGGTGACCCTGTGCCGGGCCTTGTAGACCGACCCGTAGCTGCCCTCCCCAAGCTTGTAAATTAGATGATAATCGAGGCAGGTCTTCTTCATCGTATTAAAAACTGCTGTCCTCACTTCAAATTTATGCTCATAACGTCCCACCGGCTGCTGAAGTCCTGCGCCAGCTGCTCGATCTCGCCCCGGAAGTTTTGGTTCCTGCGCGTCAGAGAATCCTGGGCGTTGGCCCACGACCGTCGTTCTCGGTCCAGACTCCTGGTCACCACGGGACAAGAGCTCGACACTGATGCTCTTCTCAAAAACGGCCTTCCTCTCCTGCAGGCGCTCGTCAATCTTCTGCAGTTCGTTGCTGGACTTGGCGATGACAGCCTCCAATCTGTCCAGCTGCATAATAATCAGAAGTACAAGCTCATCACGAGTTTGAGCTGGTCTTCGCTGACGATGCTGATGAGCAGGTCGAAGGTCAGCCCGAGGCGCCCGCCTAGAGCCTTGTCCGCCATCATATCCACTACCTTGCTGCTCGCCCAGCAATACTTCGGTGCCTCTTTGTCGCCGTACCTCTCGAAACTCGATTTTTTCCAGTAGACATCCTTAAAGAAATCGATCAGGTCCTTCCGCTCGATGATCCCGTTGCTGTCGTAGTCCATCAGCGCGAACAGGAAATTATACTTGTCCGAGATGCTCGCCTTGGGATGCAGCACCGACAGCGCTGCGACCATGTCTTTAAAGTTGACCCGGTCCCTCCGCTCGCCGGCCAGATTGCTACTCCGCAGCATCCTGTCCAGTCGAATGCTAAAGGTGTGCTGCGAAATCTGGGGGATGTTCCTGAGCTTTTCGAGAAGGACAAACCCCGTCTCCCTGGGGTCAAGCTCCACGAACACCTTTTTGAGGCGCTTGATTTCGGCCACAGTGAA is a window of Hippocampus zosterae strain Florida unplaced genomic scaffold, ASM2543408v3 HiC_scaffold_392, whole genome shotgun sequence DNA encoding:
- the LOC127595087 gene encoding LOW QUALITY PROTEIN: serine/threonine-protein kinase Nek5-like (The sequence of the model RefSeq protein was modified relative to this genomic sequence to represent the inferred CDS: deleted 1 base in 1 codon; substituted 1 base at 1 genomic stop codon), coding for MQLDRLEAVIAKSSNELQKIDERLQERKAVFEKSISVELLSRGDQESGPRTTVVGQRPGFSDAQEPKLPGRDRAAGAGLQQPVGRYEHKFEVRTAVFNTMKKTCLDYHLIYKLGEGSYGSVYKARHRVTRLECVIKQISLAKFSAKARQEVLCSTAVNEALLLQKIKSPHVVKYFDSFVEDNKLCIVMEFCEYGDLSKLIKEQNGRPLPEQXIWKFVWQLASGLSHIHESKILHRDIKALNIFLTKTLEIRIGDMGVAKSMENQMFARTMVGTPFYLSPEMCEEKPYNSKSDVWALGCVIYELCTFKHPFDAKNQASLILKIVSGRYRPIPKEYSSDLRKVIDCCLERDFKKRWSASALL